In Pedobacter sp. WC2423, the following are encoded in one genomic region:
- a CDS encoding M12 family metallopeptidase, which yields MKNKFLLISAAMLFCLTSCKKNAENSAPAENDQKVQETGLHQDFTCEMKVPVHTGPQTDANGPANQLWTNGSTIKVKFIGGSTYVRSKVKQYAKTWETSANITFSFVADNAAADIKIAFANDGSWSYVGKESKNYSPSMNYGWFNDSTSDTEFRRTVTHEFGHALGLNHEQSHPDANIPWNTQAVYAYYMGPPNNWSKADVDFNVLAVESRTGLNYTAYDSSSIMHYPVEARFTTNNRTIAANNTTISAKDVLYMKTYYPWKKLMGRS from the coding sequence ATGAAAAACAAATTTTTACTAATCAGTGCAGCTATGCTGTTCTGCCTGACCAGCTGTAAAAAAAATGCTGAGAATTCAGCGCCAGCTGAGAACGATCAAAAAGTTCAGGAAACCGGATTACATCAGGATTTTACCTGCGAAATGAAAGTGCCTGTACACACTGGCCCGCAAACTGATGCGAACGGCCCCGCAAACCAGCTTTGGACAAATGGAAGTACCATTAAAGTGAAATTTATTGGTGGATCGACTTATGTCCGCAGCAAAGTAAAGCAGTATGCGAAAACCTGGGAAACTTCTGCAAACATCACTTTTTCATTTGTTGCAGACAATGCAGCGGCTGATATTAAAATTGCTTTTGCTAATGACGGTTCGTGGTCATATGTAGGTAAGGAGTCTAAAAACTATTCACCTTCCATGAACTATGGCTGGTTTAATGACAGCACCAGCGATACAGAATTCAGAAGAACAGTTACGCATGAGTTTGGTCATGCTTTAGGACTTAACCATGAGCAGTCTCACCCTGATGCTAATATTCCCTGGAATACACAGGCGGTTTATGCTTACTATATGGGACCTCCTAATAACTGGTCTAAAGCAGATGTGGATTTTAACGTATTAGCTGTAGAATCAAGAACGGGCTTAAATTACACAGCTTATGATTCTTCATCGATTATGCATTACCCGGTTGAAGCTCGTTTTACGACTAACAACAGAACAATTGCAGCCAATAATACAACGATCTCTGCAAAAGATGTTTTATACATGAAAACTTACTATCCTTGGAAGAAGTTAATGGGCAGGAGTTAA
- a CDS encoding cytochrome c peroxidase has protein sequence MYRNKLKLIIQFLLLITCLSVVLGLKKSTDSTGLNPLVAEVRVNFRLFAQSTNDLQKAIAVLNENPESIIQAKIALKNSRLAYKRVAFFLDYFFRSSSLIYNKPAKVEVEEPYMEYQEPAGFQVIEALLFETQPWTHQKELAAQAELLTSSASDLPALLYGFTATDGQILESLRLELIRVITLSITGYDAPELKSGIMEAEQSIQVVRKTLLPLLTGTDPVTHSLMRGLDKTMTYLQQHPDFDSFDRMEFLTVYALPLQEQLSDFIRISKADLNTQSALNYNAKHIFSRDAIPLDVFPEAVKTNAKVVALGKKLFLENALSGNLKRNCASCHRPDQYFSEPLQTSLAFDEKSNVPRNAPTLLYAGFQYSQFWDGRVKSLQEQIKAVIANPQEMNGEHQVIVERISRSAVYQRDFKDSFPLFKGNVIPIDAIATALAAYIQSLAPRNSAFDRYLGGDHRAMNTRQLKGFNLFMGKGQCGSCHFAPLFNGLIPPDYKRTEYEILGTPENADFKHPKQDHDRGRYNFFPISYYEAAFKTPTIRNIEKTAPYMHNGVFQDLYQVVDFYNKGGGAGLGIDLPGQTLSAKPLNLTETEMQDIVAFMKSLTDNL, from the coding sequence ATGTACCGAAATAAACTGAAGCTTATCATCCAGTTTTTATTATTAATTACCTGTCTGTCTGTTGTTTTAGGTTTGAAAAAATCAACAGACAGTACAGGGTTAAATCCTTTAGTAGCAGAGGTTAGAGTCAATTTCAGGCTGTTTGCGCAAAGTACAAACGATCTGCAAAAGGCAATTGCAGTGCTGAATGAAAATCCTGAAAGTATTATCCAGGCTAAAATAGCCTTAAAAAACAGTCGCCTGGCTTATAAAAGAGTTGCTTTTTTTCTGGATTATTTTTTCCGGAGCTCTTCACTGATTTACAACAAACCTGCAAAAGTAGAGGTAGAAGAACCTTATATGGAATACCAGGAGCCTGCTGGATTCCAGGTGATAGAAGCACTGTTATTCGAAACCCAGCCCTGGACGCATCAAAAAGAATTAGCTGCACAGGCAGAGCTGTTAACCAGCTCTGCTTCAGATTTACCAGCTTTATTGTATGGCTTTACTGCAACTGATGGGCAGATACTGGAAAGTTTACGTTTAGAGTTAATTAGGGTGATCACCTTAAGTATTACTGGATATGATGCGCCTGAATTGAAGAGTGGAATCATGGAGGCTGAACAGAGCATTCAGGTGGTTAGGAAAACACTGTTGCCTTTGTTGACGGGGACAGATCCCGTCACACATTCCCTGATGAGGGGTTTGGATAAAACGATGACTTATTTACAACAACATCCTGATTTTGACAGTTTTGACCGGATGGAGTTTTTAACTGTTTATGCATTGCCTTTACAAGAACAGTTATCTGATTTTATCAGGATTTCAAAAGCTGATCTGAATACCCAGAGTGCTTTGAATTATAATGCAAAGCATATTTTTAGCCGGGATGCTATCCCTCTGGATGTATTTCCGGAAGCAGTAAAAACCAATGCTAAAGTTGTTGCTTTGGGAAAAAAGCTCTTTCTTGAAAATGCACTGTCAGGAAATTTGAAAAGGAATTGTGCGAGCTGTCATCGTCCGGATCAGTATTTTAGTGAGCCTTTGCAGACCAGCCTGGCTTTTGATGAGAAGAGTAATGTTCCGCGTAATGCGCCAACCTTGTTATATGCTGGTTTCCAATACAGCCAGTTTTGGGATGGTCGTGTCAAAAGTCTGCAGGAACAGATCAAAGCGGTAATTGCTAATCCACAGGAGATGAATGGAGAACATCAGGTGATCGTGGAAAGAATCAGCAGGTCAGCGGTTTATCAACGTGATTTTAAAGATTCATTTCCATTGTTTAAAGGAAATGTAATTCCTATAGATGCAATTGCTACTGCACTGGCTGCCTATATACAAAGCCTTGCGCCCCGAAATTCAGCTTTTGACAGGTACCTGGGTGGCGATCACCGGGCTATGAATACCCGGCAATTGAAAGGCTTTAATCTGTTTATGGGGAAGGGGCAGTGTGGTAGCTGTCACTTCGCTCCACTTTTTAACGGGCTGATTCCTCCTGATTATAAACGCACTGAATATGAAATTCTGGGAACTCCGGAAAATGCTGACTTTAAACATCCTAAACAGGATCATGACCGGGGCAGGTATAATTTTTTTCCAATCAGTTATTATGAAGCTGCATTTAAAACACCTACCATCCGTAATATAGAAAAGACTGCTCCTTATATGCACAATGGCGTATTTCAGGATTTGTACCAGGTAGTGGATTTTTACAATAAAGGTGGCGGGGCAGGACTGGGAATAGATTTGCCAGGGCAAACGCTGTCTGCTAAACCTTTAAACCTTACGGAAACAGAAATGCAGGATATAGTGGCTTTTATGAAATCATTAACAGATAATCTATAA
- the dinB gene encoding DNA polymerase IV: MSDPAEKTLQRKIIHIDMDAFYAAVEQRDFPEYRGKPIVVGGSPDGRGVVATASYEAREFGIHSAMSSRKAIQLCPHAIFVYPRFDAYKSVSVSIREIFSRYTELIEPLSLDEAFLDVTIDKLNIGSALEIAKQIKDAIKNELNLSASAGVSSNKFVAKIASDMNKPDGLTFIGPSKINAFMEKLPVGKFFGVGKVTADKMKKMGLYTGADLKKLSEQELIRKFGKTGKFYYKIVRGIDDRPVQPHRLTKSLSVEDTFGKDLISTEELVTELELIAEKVAERLEKSRLKGKTLTLKIKFDDFKQLTRNTSFTTGVSDYATILTSAKELLFKVETEDRKIRLLGITLSNFGTAVNLGKFTDPDQLELF; this comes from the coding sequence ATGTCAGATCCAGCAGAAAAAACACTTCAGCGAAAAATAATTCACATAGATATGGACGCATTTTATGCGGCTGTAGAACAGCGTGATTTCCCTGAATACAGAGGTAAACCTATTGTAGTTGGCGGCTCTCCTGATGGTCGTGGTGTGGTAGCGACAGCGAGTTATGAAGCCCGCGAATTTGGCATCCATTCGGCTATGTCGTCCCGTAAAGCCATACAGCTTTGTCCCCATGCCATATTCGTCTACCCGAGGTTTGATGCCTACAAAAGTGTATCAGTCAGTATCAGGGAGATATTCAGCCGCTATACAGAGCTGATTGAACCACTATCGCTGGATGAAGCTTTTCTGGATGTTACCATTGATAAATTAAACATTGGCTCTGCACTGGAAATTGCAAAACAAATAAAAGATGCCATTAAAAACGAACTTAACCTTTCTGCTTCAGCAGGAGTTTCCAGTAATAAATTTGTAGCCAAGATCGCTTCAGATATGAATAAACCAGACGGGCTGACTTTTATTGGCCCCTCCAAGATCAATGCTTTTATGGAAAAGCTGCCTGTGGGAAAATTCTTTGGCGTGGGCAAAGTCACAGCAGATAAAATGAAGAAGATGGGCCTGTATACTGGAGCTGATCTTAAAAAACTATCTGAACAGGAGCTGATCCGGAAATTTGGTAAAACAGGTAAATTCTATTATAAGATAGTCAGAGGGATTGATGACCGCCCGGTACAACCACATCGTTTAACCAAGTCACTCAGCGTAGAAGACACTTTTGGGAAAGACCTGATTTCTACAGAAGAGCTGGTTACTGAACTGGAGCTGATTGCCGAAAAAGTAGCAGAACGGTTGGAAAAAAGCAGATTAAAAGGAAAAACACTAACACTTAAAATCAAGTTTGACGACTTTAAACAGCTCACCAGAAACACATCATTTACAACCGGGGTTTCAGATTATGCGACTATACTTACTTCAGCCAAAGAACTGCTGTTCAAAGTAGAAACTGAAGACCGGAAAATCCGCTTGCTGGGTATTACGCTAAGTAATTTCGGAACGGCTGTCAACCTGGGTAAGTTTACAGATCCGGATCAGCTGGAATTATTCTAA
- a CDS encoding esterase-like activity of phytase family protein, translated as MLKREKCSRIAFTLLTASILGGCSATKNVIPKQQAISSVSSLKYINTYVFPHNQQFKGTTVGGLSAIDFDPVKQVYYLISDDRSAINPARFYTAKISLSAAGINNVSVIAVDTLYQKDGAAYPKLSKGATRTADPEAMRYNGIIKQLYWTSEGDRVMKEEDTVMIDPTINIVSTNGKYVDSIPLPDNLRMQRIESGPRRNGVLEGLTFADNFQTLYVSLEEPLYQDGPRAAVGGRNNAFVRIYQFDLKTKKNTGQYAYELEPVALPPLKADGEYVNGIPDILWLDNHRMLVTERSYAEGQEGTTIKVFMADLAGATNIITTKSLKENPASHPVQKKMLLNMDDLGIYIDNIEGATIGPVLPNGHQTLIFVADNNFNDKEQNQFMLFEVIP; from the coding sequence ATGTTAAAACGTGAAAAGTGCTCCAGAATAGCCTTTACCTTATTGACCGCCTCAATTTTAGGTGGTTGTTCAGCGACTAAAAATGTAATTCCTAAACAGCAGGCCATATCTTCGGTAAGCAGCCTGAAGTATATCAATACCTACGTTTTCCCACATAATCAGCAATTCAAAGGCACTACAGTTGGTGGTTTATCTGCTATAGATTTTGATCCGGTAAAACAGGTTTATTACCTGATTAGTGATGATCGGTCAGCGATCAATCCAGCCAGGTTTTATACAGCGAAAATATCTCTTTCTGCTGCTGGAATTAATAACGTAAGTGTGATCGCTGTGGATACCCTTTATCAAAAAGATGGTGCTGCGTATCCTAAACTCAGTAAGGGTGCTACGCGTACTGCAGATCCAGAAGCCATGCGTTACAACGGGATAATTAAGCAATTGTATTGGACAAGCGAGGGGGACCGGGTAATGAAAGAAGAGGATACGGTAATGATTGATCCAACGATCAATATCGTTTCGACAAATGGGAAATATGTGGATTCCATTCCTTTGCCCGATAATTTGAGAATGCAGCGTATAGAAAGCGGCCCCAGAAGAAATGGCGTTTTAGAAGGGCTTACTTTTGCGGATAATTTCCAGACTTTATATGTCAGTCTGGAAGAGCCTCTGTATCAGGATGGACCGCGCGCAGCAGTAGGGGGCAGAAATAATGCCTTTGTCAGGATTTACCAGTTTGATTTAAAAACTAAAAAGAATACCGGACAATATGCTTATGAGCTGGAACCAGTGGCTTTACCTCCATTAAAAGCGGATGGGGAGTATGTTAATGGTATTCCTGATATCCTTTGGCTGGATAATCACCGTATGCTGGTTACCGAACGGTCTTATGCTGAAGGGCAGGAAGGAACAACGATTAAAGTATTTATGGCAGATCTGGCCGGGGCAACAAATATTATCACTACAAAATCTCTGAAAGAAAATCCGGCAAGTCATCCCGTACAAAAGAAAATGCTTTTAAACATGGATGACCTGGGTATTTATATAGATAATATTGAAGGGGCGACCATAGGGCCTGTTTTACCAAATGGACATCAGACTTTAATCTTTGTAGCTGATAATAACTTCAATGATAAGGAGCAGAATCAGTTCATGTTGTTTGAAGTGATTCCCTGA
- a CDS encoding M12 family metallopeptidase: MKNKFLLFSTAVLFCLTSCKKNSPDSAGVNNDQKVQETGLHQDFTCEMKLPAPGGPTTEANGPANKLWTNGSTIKVKFIGGSTIVRNKVIQYAKSWEASANVTFSFVADNAAADIKVGFASGGSWSYIGTTSRQYSPSMNYGWFTDATSDTEFRRTITHEFGHALGLNHEQSHPDANIPWNKQAVYDYYMGPPNNWSKAQIDFNVLSVESRTGLNYTAYDPASIMHYAVQARFTTNNTTIAANNTTISAKDVLYMKTYYPGRS, translated from the coding sequence ATGAAAAACAAATTTCTGTTGTTCAGTACTGCCGTACTGTTCTGCCTGACCAGCTGTAAGAAAAATTCTCCGGATTCCGCAGGCGTAAACAATGATCAAAAAGTCCAGGAAACGGGACTACATCAGGATTTTACCTGCGAAATGAAGCTTCCTGCACCAGGTGGCCCGACAACCGAGGCTAATGGCCCGGCAAACAAATTATGGACTAATGGAAGTACCATTAAAGTGAAATTTATTGGTGGTTCAACAATTGTTCGTAACAAAGTTATACAATATGCTAAAAGCTGGGAAGCTTCTGCCAATGTTACTTTTTCATTTGTTGCAGACAATGCAGCAGCTGATATTAAAGTTGGATTTGCAAGCGGAGGTTCGTGGTCTTATATTGGTACGACTTCCAGACAGTACTCACCGTCAATGAATTATGGCTGGTTTACTGATGCAACCAGTGATACGGAATTCAGAAGAACAATTACACATGAATTTGGTCATGCTTTAGGGCTTAACCATGAGCAGTCTCACCCTGATGCTAATATTCCATGGAATAAGCAGGCGGTTTATGATTACTACATGGGGCCACCAAACAACTGGTCTAAAGCACAGATTGACTTTAATGTATTAAGTGTAGAATCAAGAACGGGATTAAATTATACTGCTTATGATCCGGCATCAATTATGCATTATGCGGTACAGGCTCGTTTCACTACTAACAATACAACGATTGCAGCGAATAATACAACAATTTCTGCAAAAGATGTTTTATACATGAAAACTTACTATCCGGGAAGAAGTTAA